AGTTGCCCAGCCACGGCGAGTAGTCCACGTTGGCGCTCACCTTGTCGCCGGAGCCTGGCCCAACTGGACCGGGACCATCCGCCGCACCCCACCAGTTGAGCTCGGCGTCCACGTCGGATGTCATGCCGTCAACGTACATACCATATTGGCTATTTCCTGAGATGCTGTTTTGATGAAGGGCCAGAGAGGTGAAGGTGCCGGTCCCGCAATCGCTCGTGCACTTGTAGACGGTCACGCCGTAGCCCCAACCGGTAATAGTGTTATCTGTGGCAGTCAGGGACACGTTATCGTCATCGTACCCGCCTGCAATCTCTAGGCCCTCTGAGGTGTCTCCTCCACTTCCTGTAATGGTATTATCCGTAACGTTGATGGTGAGGTCCGCCATAGCACGGACGCCGGCAGCACTAACGTCGGTTTCGTCGAATGGGCTTGGGAGTGCCATTGGCGGGTCGCCGGCTATGATGCCATAGAAGTCCTCGCGACCGATGCCCGTATCGGAACCCGATACGTCGTTCCCTGAAATCGTGCCGCTTCCGCCCCAGAAGTAGATGCCCGTTTGGCCGTTGGTTACATCGTTGTTCGTCACGTCGGCATTGCTGTCCAGAACCAGTATCGTAGCGGCGGTCCAGGTTGGGCCCAGCCAGGACACATCGGACACGGTGTTACCGCTCACTGTCCCGCTCGCGCCCCATCCCACCTGAATGCAGTTCTGCGCCGTTACATTCGTGGGGCCATAGCCGGTGACAGTGTTGCCACTGACGTTGACCATCAGCCCCGTGCCATTCAGGGCCATGCCGTTCTTCTGGAAGTCGTGAATGTTGCTATTGGTAACCGTCAAGGTGCGAGGGGACCCATCCGCATTATATGCGTAGAGGGCTACACCATGCTGGGCGCCGCTCCACGGCGTGTCGCGGACATCCTTGATCTCCACCTCGGCCACCGTTCCACCTGCGTTGTAGTATCCAATGCCGATGAACCGGTAGTTGGCATTGCCTTTGCCTGCACCATCCACCATCAGGTTCTGGATGGTGACGTTGTCCGCGTCATGCACATACACAACGGGTTTGTTGTTATTCGAGCCGGTCGTGAAGTACTTGCTCAGCGCATCAGGCGATTGGATGACTGTGCTGGAACCCACGCCCTGCAATGTCAGGTTCTTTGTGACCTCCACCTGTTCGACGTACGTCCCCGCCGCGACATGCACGGTGCCACCCGAGGCGACAGCGTTGATGCCGTCCTGGATCTTGGCAAAGGCGTCGTAGCCATAGGTGTGCCCGCCCACGATATCGCCAGGATTCTTTCCGGCCCAATCGTCATCCACCCACACCTCCGATGGCGTTGAAAGGGAGACGTCATCGAAAGCCGCTTGGACCACATCCCAGTCGAAGGTGGGATACGTTGCAATCATGACTCCGCCTACGCCACTGGTGTACGAGGTATCTGTCGCCTTGATCATCCAGTGATCCGGTTCCGTAGTACCAGTTGTCCACACCTTGCCAACTAGCGTATTGCCAAAAACGGCGAATTTGACCGTCGTGTCAGCGACATTGAAGCTAGCCGGCTCGATGTAAGAAGGCGTAACGTCTTGGTATACACCTGCCACCAGTTTGCCAAACCAGTAGTGTGTGCCATTTGAACTAATGCCCATCAGGTATGCGTTCATGTTCGCAGGGTGGGCACGCGCCATAAGGTACGCCAGGAAATGGTCCTCGCTGGCCATCTGCTGGACCCGCCCCATCATCATATAGTTGCCGGCGGTGACATCAACGTAGCTGGCCAGCGCCTTGGCATCACCGCTCTCGCTTTCCGTATGCAACTCATAGCGATCGTTCTGGAAGACATGGGTACTGTTGTCACCCATGTCCACCACAACCCAAGTCTGCTGTGCCCCGCCATTGAAGTTGTCACTCCAGTCCGGGCCTGCCGCGCCGGCTGGCACGCTAACGGTGAGCAATACCCCCACCACCATCGCCAACGCAATCAGCAATCGAATTCCCTTGTTCATCCTAAATTCCCTCCTTCAGGAATCGTAGAGTAGATACAATATCTTTGTTGGAACTTTGCCCTCTTCCCTTCTCCCGTGCTCACCTCCTTTGGGGCGGTTTCTCGCTTCTCAGCGCGCACTGTATAGATCATGGGACCAGGGGCGAGGCGTCCAGAACCCCGGGGGCAAGGGGCTTAAGCCCTTGTCCCCTGCCCCCCGCCTTGTGGAAACGTTATCACGCCCAGGGCACCGGGCTGGACAGGCTGTAGTTGCCTGCGGCCAGCACCAGGTCCAGGATGTCCACGACACCATCGTAGTTGATGTCCGCGGGCGTGGTCGCCGGGTCTACCGTGTTGCCAAACTGCCCACCGATGGCGGCCAGGTCCGTGATGTCAATCACGTCGTCGTCGTTCACGTCGCCACCGAGCAGGGTCACCGTGCCCAGGTCGGTGGTGCCGCCACCGGTTACCGTCACCCCCGTCTTCTCCGCATCCAGATAGCGGGCCATCTCCGCCAGCACAGTGTAACCGCTCCCCTCCGGCACGTCGCTCACCGTGAACGAACCATTGGCGATGGTCACAGCGCTGTAGCCGCCAGGGACCACGTACACCCCCGCGCCGCTGTCATTGGCCCGGCCCTGCATGTTGACCACCCCGATGATGCTCCCAGTGCGCGCCTCGACGATGATCAGGTGATCCTGAATGGTGGCCGGGTACTCGTTGGCGTCCTTGTCCGCCAGTTTGATGTTCGTGAAGTGGATGGTGCTGGTGCCAGAAGCAACGCCGAGGAAGGTGATATCCGCCACTTCGTCGCCAGACAATGTCACATTGTTTGGATGCAGGTCTCTCTGCTGGCTGGCGGCGAATTTCACCGTCCCCGCACCCTCATCGGTCACGCCGTCCCAGACAATGTAGTCAGCGTACCATGGGCCAGAAGCCCACGAATGGGCAGATTTGTCCACCGGGGCGGTGTCATAGTTGACAATAAACTGCAGACCATACAGGCTGTCGGCCCAGATCTTGACATCCAAGGTCTTGCTCTCACCCACCTTGATCCGCGAAATCGCAGAGCCTACCGGAAGGGCCAGAGTCGTGGACCAAGGGTCCGCATCCACCCGCTCCGTGATGCCGTTGGCCTCCCCCGACCCAGGCCCGGCCGAGGAGCCCCACCAGTTGTACTCCGCCACCAGCGTCGTCCCGGAGTCCGAGGGATACTTGCGCACGCCGTAACTGGTGTGGCCGGTGATGCGGTTGTATTGCACCGTCGTGGCCGCCGCAGCATCGTTCTTGGATACATAGATGCCGCGCCAGTTGTCTTCTACCCGGTTGCGGACGATCTGATTGTTCAGCGCGCTGAGGCCATCCGTGTAGCCCTCGTCCGTGCTGTCGTAGCCGTAGATGACGATGCCGTAGTTGTTGTCGTGGCTGTAGTTGCTGCGGATGGTGTTGCCATCGCCGGCAAAGACGTAGATGCCGAAGGCTGCCTTGCCAGGCATCACCTCGGACGTACTGCCGTGGTTGTACGCCTCGTTCCAGGAAATAGTGCTGTCGTCCACGAAGTTGCACTGGATGCCCAGTTGATCTTGCAGGCCCGCCTTGCCGTTGTCATGGACGACGTTGCGAGTGATGAGGACGCCGCTGGAGCGCACCGTCTCGGGCCACCCACCGACAAAGATGCCCTGGCGGTCACAGTTGTACACCTCATTGTCGGTGATTTCCAGGTCGCTGTTGCCGGTCGAATCACCCCAGGCGATGATCCCGCAGCCATCTAGTTGATCCGTGCGGTGGATGGTGCAACTGTACACAGTGTTGTCGTGGACCTTGTTCGTGGTGCCGCTGCCCGTTTCCGAGAGGTAGATGCCATACTGGCAGTCGTGAATCGTGTTGCGCATAACCTCTACCCCGCGCACGCCATCCACGAAAACGCCACAGTAGTATTGGTCTGTGGCTTTGGCGTTCACAATGGTGAAGCCGTCAATCAGCACCCCGTTAGCGGAGACATGAAAGCCACTCCCCGCACCGTTTGCGTCCACCGTGGTCGCCGCTGCTCCTGCTACGGAACGGATGTACACCTGCTTGTTCACGGCGACGTTCTCGGTGTAGGTGCCGGGATAGACGTAGATGGAGTCGCCATCCGAGGCAGCGTCCACTGCGTCCTGGATGTTGCTGAAGTAGGTCGTGCCGTAGCCTGGCATCGAGGGGCTGAAATCATCGTCCACGTAGAGCGTGCCAGGATGGGCAGCGGCAGGGGTAACCATACACACGAAGAGCGCGAGGGTAACCAGCAGGGACAACTTCGTCTTCATCCTCTCCTCCTCCCTATGTGGCGGGATCTGCGGGTCAAAGGACAGGCACTGCTTCTTCATTGGCTAACGCGCGGCATCGCCTCCTTGTGAGCACGTAGCACTAAGCCTCTCCTGATCTGTCACTCCCTTTCATTTGTTGCAGGTAATAGGTAGGCTCATTTAAAGCCCACGGGCATACTGCCCGTGCACTCATAAACAGTATATCACAGTGAAGCGGGAAAAAACAGATACCGAAGTTCTCAACTGCGTGGGCAAAAGTACCATTTTGGGCTTGAGGAGAGCACTGCCCCCTCGCTCACACTCATTGCAAAAGCGAGGGGCATTTCGAGTGAAAAGGGGAATTTGGAAAAGGAGGAAACTACCCGCCCATCATTCGCTCCTGGGCGAGCAGTCGCTCAGGCAGGATAACACAGTCCTATCAATTGCTGCGATAACCCGTGTCAGAGTCGGACGGTTCTGGCTCAGTCATCACGTCTTGCAGCGAGAGGATGCCTCGTCGCAGGGCTGCTATTGCGGCTTCGGTGCGGTTGCGGACTCCGAACTCCCGAAAGATCGTGTTCAGGTTATTCTTGACGGTCTGCAGCTGTAATGAGAGCCGTCGAGCAATCTCCTGGTTGCTACACCCTCTGGCCACCAACCGGA
This genomic interval from Chloroflexota bacterium contains the following:
- a CDS encoding right-handed parallel beta-helix repeat-containing protein, producing MNKGIRLLIALAMVVGVLLTVSVPAGAAGPDWSDNFNGGAQQTWVVVDMGDNSTHVFQNDRYELHTESESGDAKALASYVDVTAGNYMMMGRVQQMASEDHFLAYLMARAHPANMNAYLMGISSNGTHYWFGKLVAGVYQDVTPSYIEPASFNVADTTVKFAVFGNTLVGKVWTTGTTEPDHWMIKATDTSYTSGVGGVMIATYPTFDWDVVQAAFDDVSLSTPSEVWVDDDWAGKNPGDIVGGHTYGYDAFAKIQDGINAVASGGTVHVAAGTYVEQVEVTKNLTLQGVGSSTVIQSPDALSKYFTTGSNNNKPVVYVHDADNVTIQNLMVDGAGKGNANYRFIGIGYYNAGGTVAEVEIKDVRDTPWSGAQHGVALYAYNADGSPRTLTVTNSNIHDFQKNGMALNGTGLMVNVSGNTVTGYGPTNVTAQNCIQVGWGASGTVSGNTVSDVSWLGPTWTAATILVLDSNADVTNNDVTNGQTGIYFWGGSGTISGNDVSGSDTGIGREDFYGIIAGDPPMALPSPFDETDVSAAGVRAMADLTINVTDNTITGSGGDTSEGLEIAGGYDDDNVSLTATDNTITGWGYGVTVYKCTSDCGTGTFTSLALHQNSISGNSQYGMYVDGMTSDVDAELNWWGAADGPGPVGPGSGDKVSANVDYSPWLGNYPSTPGSNTYYVDNTSDPDDINALIDTMSAGDTLVLRAGTYTGGITLDKAGITIMGEDGTIIGPGSHGITVSADDVTIEGITLDGTGGDPGDCGIYVNAGVQRLWVRDCEIRNWPADGMYFAGAVTGLKVVDNYVHENGSDGIEFTATPSGTVQVYGNAFRSNTAYGINNGGATSVIAEYNEWGDIDGPTGTNGDGVSGSVDYDPWVFGKLYVDAPATVREGENFTAYIKTDTHHLYGVQFDLTFDPTKLQVVSLADGDFKASGESVKTYDNVAGTVHYHYSRQAPDAEYDATGGVILGITFQAQDISGSSQSATIDLQDASVRLGAKGGINIYVDSVTDDSVLILGTTTVSGVVDLQGRDNDSGAVVDPEPGQTYGYDPAPYTTGAWGTYSFANMTDDTYKFTVEMTRYLDAYKDVVVGGETLDLGTVKLLGGDADDSDTIDISDLTIIGGQFGKSGSDITDPRADINADNMVDILDLVLAAGNYDLSSPVPWA
- a CDS encoding right-handed parallel beta-helix repeat-containing protein — its product is MKTKLSLLVTLALFVCMVTPAAAHPGTLYVDDDFSPSMPGYGTTYFSNIQDAVDAASDGDSIYVYPGTYTENVAVNKQVYIRSVAGAAATTVDANGAGSGFHVSANGVLIDGFTIVNAKATDQYYCGVFVDGVRGVEVMRNTIHDCQYGIYLSETGSGTTNKVHDNTVYSCTIHRTDQLDGCGIIAWGDSTGNSDLEITDNEVYNCDRQGIFVGGWPETVRSSGVLITRNVVHDNGKAGLQDQLGIQCNFVDDSTISWNEAYNHGSTSEVMPGKAAFGIYVFAGDGNTIRSNYSHDNNYGIVIYGYDSTDEGYTDGLSALNNQIVRNRVEDNWRGIYVSKNDAAAATTVQYNRITGHTSYGVRKYPSDSGTTLVAEYNWWGSSAGPGSGEANGITERVDADPWSTTLALPVGSAISRIKVGESKTLDVKIWADSLYGLQFIVNYDTAPVDKSAHSWASGPWYADYIVWDGVTDEGAGTVKFAASQQRDLHPNNVTLSGDEVADITFLGVASGTSTIHFTNIKLADKDANEYPATIQDHLIIVEARTGSIIGVVNMQGRANDSGAGVYVVPGGYSAVTIANGSFTVSDVPEGSGYTVLAEMARYLDAEKTGVTVTGGGTTDLGTVTLLGGDVNDDDVIDITDLAAIGGQFGNTVDPATTPADINYDGVVDILDLVLAAGNYSLSSPVPWA